TTGAGCTGGATTAGtttttaaggaaaagaaaatcatcaAAACTTATTCatctgattgtgtttttttgtattttaaggtTCAAGTCTAACAGGAATATTATTACTGACTGAACTCGCTGTCCAACAGAACGATAAAACAGACATTTTCAGGAAGCTTGTTAGCAATCGCTTAAATACCCAAGTACAATAAATCCAAATCAAATAAGGCTTTTGTTATTGTGAAATCTGAAGCAACATAATAAGAAtgttaagaaaagaaagaaaaaaatagaagaagaagaagaagaagaagaagagaagaatcTCAACATTAGTTACCTTattctctgttttctttactttacaTTCTTGAGATTtcccttaaaaaagaaaaaaatgttcatacaatatctatataatgtatttaatacagAATGTTATTGTTTAAATAAGAAATCATTTTGAAAGTAAATTAGTGTtcatttcgtcacctatttttaatttagtcttagtcttagtcttgtgccaaatgtccttgttagttttagtcatatttagtcattcacatatctttttttgttagtcaagttttagtcgactaaaagtctcgtcattttagtctagttttagtcaaaagaaaactcaaggtatcttagtcaagttttagtcgacgaaaagtcttttaattttagtctagttttagtcaaaaaattttagtcttttttaaaataacacattattactgagattattactgataaacatttcagtaacaaaagtgtttcacatctgtttcactcgaacttgaccgcacatcacattttttactttatttatactgcttttaatcgtaatacAAAGACCGGTCAttgggacataagctgtcatgtacaataaaagaggctgcgcagtgacaggaaatataatttaacacaaaaagcctagacggtagacttgcgctcaggagcggcgtgtggacgaattctttttacacacacactaaacagcgtgAAGCCGCGAACtagttgtgaatattttaaaggtgtaacagctgatgaaaaagcagagacaattgtagacgaatatgaagagagattttatcttagtttttattttatacaaaacattttcgtctcgtcttttttcgtcaacaataatgcatgttaatttagtcttagtcagggtttttggacagtggtgcagtctcgtcatcgtctcgtcttagtcatgaaaaaaaaggttgttgacgaacatatttcgtctcgtctcgtctgacgaaattaacactgaAGTAAATGTGTGGCGATAAATCATCAGATCTTTCTgtcgctcaaaaaaaaaaactatattatgcTCAACATCTCAGAATTAATCtgaatataataatgtaaataatccaAAAATCTAAGTAAAAAATTTAGCAaaaattctattctgttctgcaaaatgaattttttataatgtaaagaaatacagaaataatgcTTTATTTACACAATGGTTGTGTTGGTGTATCTGAGTGGAACTGGACTAGTGAATAAATTGACTTATAGAAAAATTATTAACTTGGTAGtaaaaagacttttaaaaatctttatatgtGAATTTTTATCATCTGAAGCGTTTCCCCAGGCTGCCTTAGATATatgaattatttgtattatactGAATAATTAAGTTTCTATACAACACATAATGAAGACTCACCTTTACAGGTTGCGATATGAGCAACgatcacaagcacacacactcccaaagCTACAGCGAGGTAGATCACTACAGGATCTGTAGATTTTACTGTAGATTAAACATACAAGAAATTATAATAAAGATGTACATTGCGCTGTATATTACAAAACCATGATCTATAACAAGTGTGTTTTAAACTTGTTCTGGATTTAAGTATACAATCCATCAAGTGAACGTGTTCTTACCCATCTGTACCGGTGTCCCGTTTCCAAAGATGATCTTCCCACACAGGGACACAGCGCAGTAGTAAGTTCCAGTATCATTGAGGCTGAGGATGTTCTTGGAGAACTtgtacacacaggtgtgtgtagaaGAGTCGCTCTCACACCGGACCGAGTCCCACAGGCCGTGCTGAAACACTGAGACTTTTGCATCTCTGTCACCTGTTTAGCGTAATAAAGACAGTAAGATCTCAGATGTTTTCattcacatttatggcattcggcagaagcccttatccagagtgacttacatttatttcaatttatacaactgagcaattgagctttaagggccttgctcaagggcccagcagtggcagcttggtggacctggtctTCAGACTCATGACCGTCCAACACCTTAAAAGCACTGAGCTACCACGTCCCACAAGTTTGTGTTACATAACACATTAAAGATTATCTTTTTAAActgaaaacagtttaaaatttgTCCTCAGTGTGGTTTCAGCTATTTAGTTCCACTGATTATCTAttaaacatttgatttgatGACTTTGTGCTTCTGCTgatgcaaaaataaaactgcataaaagcttgtataaaaatgttaaaacaaaaataggTGAATTCTACATGGGACGTGTTCAAGGACTGGACATCACTATGgggatttttgttgttgttgttgttgttgttgttagttttCCTTCAGAATCTGTAGCTGAGTAAAACCGAGCCTCCGTCTACACTGACGGTTTGAACCTTGTTCATCTACCGAACCCCGTAATTCATTTACATAGTGAGAatagacataaaaataaataaaactttaatcgtaattttacattttataagaaTTTTTTCATCTTCTGACATTTTTATAGTTATTAGTTTACGAtgattttaaatagatttaaaggtgcagtagtcaattttatttatttactttcaaatATAAGTGGAATATTATGTAGAAATgatcaaaatgtataaaactggACATGAATAAGcagaatatgcaaatgaagcaaaaaaaaaataaaaataaaaatctgtgttCGGATTCCAAATGTTTAAtgattgttaaataaaatccttaaaaaaaatctagatttttaaatttaatacagtttattcaccattattacaaaaaaaaagaaaaaaaacaaaaacaaagtagTAGAAACAggcaagtaaataaaaaatcgtAAACCTTAACTTATTAATTTAAGTCAATTAAATATGGCAGTTTGAACTGAACAAACAGTGGAGATTTACCTGTTACAGCCAAGAACGTTCCACTGGATAATAAAAAATCGTCCATGAAACTTTTTCCACAGTAGTAAAGTCCTTCGTCTTTGTCTTTTATATGTGGAATTATCAGAAAAAAGTTCTGATCCTTTTTCTCCATTACAAATCCTGACGTTTTAAACTCGGTCAAACCGTTGATGTGCTTATACGCTAATCTTTTTCCTATTTCTTGAGGTATTTCTCCAAATATTTGTTTGTACCAGAAAACACTTTCAGAAGATTTAAAATGTCCCAATGAGCAATTAAGAGTAACACGTTCTCCAGGTTTGGCAGAGAGAAACGATGGTCTGGAAAAATCCACAGCTTGGGCTGCaatgaagaa
The Tachysurus vachellii isolate PV-2020 chromosome 13, HZAU_Pvac_v1, whole genome shotgun sequence genome window above contains:
- the LOC132856187 gene encoding uncharacterized protein LOC132856187, with translation MTPLWILVLSLNIRTQAVDFSRPSFLSAKPGERVTLNCSLGHFKSSESVFWYKQIFGEIPQEIGKRLAYKHINGLTEFKTSGFVMEKKDQNFFLIIPHIKDKDEGLYYCGKSFMDDFLLSSGTFLAVTGDRDAKVSVFQHGLWDSVRCESDSSTHTCVYKFSKNILSLNDTGTYYCAVSLCGKIIFGNGTPVQMVKSTDPVVIYLAVALGVCVLVIVAHIATCKGKSQECKVKKTENKSRDAGELNYVASLINKKTGKTERAQDNVYTEVIYSSVS